The Paraburkholderia sp. ZP32-5 genome includes a window with the following:
- a CDS encoding MFS family transporter, whose amino-acid sequence MNDFTGQSVVATDHDTRRRIFAIVGASSGNLVEWFDFYVYSFTALYFAPSFFPSGNTTTQLLNTAGVFAAGFLMRPIGGWFFGRLADKRGRRTAMMVSVFMMCGGSLVIALLPTYAQIGALAPALLLLARLLQGLSVGGEYGTSATYMSEVALKGRRGFFASFQYVTLIGGQLFALLVLVILQQALSTEQLKAWGWRVPFVIGAIAALVALYLRRSLDETTTAATRERKDSGTLRGLWEHKAAFMTVLGFTAGGSLIFYTFTTYMQKYLVNTAGMHAKTASSVMTAALFVYMLMQPAFGALSDRIGRRRSMLCFGLFATIGTVPLLHALKDVSDPYAAFGLVVLALAIVSFYTSISGLIKAEMFPPQVRALGVGLSYAVANAIFGGSAEYVALWLKQADVETMFFWYVTAMCAIAGLVSLRMRDPSTEGYLRHEP is encoded by the coding sequence ATGAATGACTTCACCGGCCAATCCGTCGTGGCCACCGACCACGACACACGACGCCGCATTTTCGCGATCGTCGGCGCGTCATCGGGCAATCTCGTCGAGTGGTTCGACTTCTATGTGTATTCGTTCACGGCGCTCTATTTCGCGCCGTCGTTTTTTCCGAGCGGCAATACGACGACCCAGTTGCTGAACACCGCCGGTGTGTTCGCCGCGGGCTTCCTGATGCGGCCGATCGGCGGCTGGTTCTTCGGCCGGCTCGCCGACAAGCGCGGCCGCCGCACCGCGATGATGGTGTCGGTGTTCATGATGTGCGGCGGCTCGCTGGTGATCGCGCTGCTTCCCACCTACGCGCAGATCGGCGCGCTCGCGCCGGCGTTGCTGTTGCTCGCGCGGCTGCTGCAGGGGCTGTCGGTGGGCGGCGAATACGGCACCAGCGCGACGTACATGAGCGAGGTCGCATTGAAGGGCAGGCGTGGCTTCTTCGCGTCGTTCCAATACGTGACGTTGATCGGCGGCCAGTTGTTTGCGCTGCTGGTGCTCGTGATCCTGCAGCAGGCGCTGTCGACCGAACAGTTGAAAGCGTGGGGTTGGCGCGTGCCGTTCGTGATCGGCGCGATTGCCGCACTGGTCGCGCTGTATCTGCGCAGATCGCTCGACGAAACCACGACGGCCGCAACCCGTGAGCGCAAGGATTCGGGCACGTTGCGCGGGCTGTGGGAGCACAAGGCCGCGTTCATGACGGTGCTGGGTTTCACGGCCGGCGGCTCGCTGATTTTCTATACGTTTACGACCTATATGCAGAAGTATCTCGTCAACACGGCGGGCATGCACGCGAAGACCGCGAGCTCGGTGATGACCGCCGCGTTGTTCGTCTACATGCTGATGCAGCCGGCGTTCGGCGCGCTGTCGGATCGTATCGGCCGGCGCCGCTCGATGCTGTGCTTCGGCCTGTTCGCGACGATCGGCACGGTGCCGCTGCTGCATGCGCTGAAGGACGTCAGCGATCCGTACGCGGCCTTCGGGCTGGTTGTGCTTGCGCTCGCGATCGTCAGCTTCTATACGTCGATCAGCGGCCTGATCAAGGCGGAGATGTTCCCGCCGCAAGTGCGCGCGCTGGGCGTCGGGCTCTCGTATGCGGTTGCGAATGCGATCTTCGGCGGTTCGGCGGAATACGTCGCGCTGTGGCTGAAGCAGGCCGATGTCGAGACGATGTTCTTCTGGTACGTGACGGCGATGTGCGCGATCGCGGGCCTTGTGTCGCTGCGCATGCGCGATCCGTCGACCGAAGGGTATCTGCGGCACGAGCCGTGA
- a CDS encoding PrkA family serine protein kinase: MDIYSSFATRFEKTREDELSLEEYLALCKDNPAAYATAGERMLTAIGEPEQIDTRNDPRLSRIFANKVIKVYPAFREFYGMEEVIEQVVAYFRHSAQGLEEKKQILYLLGPVGGGKSSIAERLKQLMERVPFYAIKGSPVNESPLGLFDYEEDGPILEEQYGIPRRYLKSILSPWAVKRLHEYNGDIRKFKVVRRYPSILRQIGIAKTEPGDENNQDISSLVGKVDIRKLEQYAQDDADAYSYSGGLCLANQGLLEFVEMFKAPIKVLHPLLTATQEGNFKGTEGFGAIPFDGVILAHSNESEWKAFRNNRNNEALLDRIFVVKVPYCLRYSEEVKIYEKLLRNSSLASAVCAPGTLKMMAQMSVLTRLQEPENSSLFSKMQVYDGENLKDTDPKAKSYQEYRDFAGVDEGMTGVSTRFAFKILSRVFNFDSTEVAANPVHLMYVLEQQIEREQFPPETEQKYLSFIKDVLASRYAEFIGKEIQTAYLESYSEYGQNIFDRYVTYADFWIQDQEFRDHDTGESFDRAALNAELEKIEKPAGISNPKDFRNEIVNFVLRARAANAGKNPAWISYEKLRVVIEKKMFSNTEELLPVISFNAKGSAEEQRKHEDFVNRMVAKGYTPKQVRLLCDWYLRVRKSS; this comes from the coding sequence ATGGATATCTACAGCAGTTTCGCGACCCGCTTCGAAAAAACGAGGGAGGATGAACTCTCGCTCGAGGAGTATCTCGCGCTCTGCAAAGACAATCCCGCCGCGTACGCCACTGCTGGCGAACGCATGCTCACGGCAATAGGAGAACCAGAACAGATCGACACTCGCAACGATCCGCGTTTATCGCGAATCTTCGCAAACAAGGTCATCAAGGTATACCCCGCGTTCCGTGAGTTCTACGGAATGGAAGAGGTGATCGAGCAGGTGGTCGCCTACTTCCGGCACTCGGCCCAGGGGCTCGAAGAGAAGAAGCAGATCCTGTATCTGCTGGGGCCGGTCGGCGGCGGCAAGTCGTCGATTGCCGAACGGTTGAAGCAACTGATGGAACGCGTGCCGTTCTACGCGATCAAGGGCTCGCCCGTCAACGAATCGCCGCTCGGGCTGTTCGATTACGAGGAAGACGGCCCGATTCTCGAAGAACAATATGGCATTCCACGCCGCTACCTGAAAAGTATCCTGAGTCCGTGGGCGGTCAAACGCCTGCATGAGTACAACGGCGACATCCGCAAGTTCAAGGTGGTGCGCCGCTATCCGTCGATCCTTCGCCAGATCGGTATCGCGAAGACCGAACCGGGTGACGAGAACAATCAGGACATCTCGTCGCTGGTCGGTAAGGTCGATATCCGCAAGCTCGAACAGTACGCGCAGGACGATGCGGACGCGTACAGCTATTCGGGTGGCCTGTGCCTCGCCAATCAGGGTCTGCTCGAATTCGTCGAAATGTTCAAGGCGCCGATCAAGGTGCTGCACCCGCTGCTCACCGCGACCCAGGAAGGCAACTTCAAGGGCACGGAAGGGTTCGGCGCGATTCCGTTCGACGGCGTGATCCTCGCGCACTCGAACGAGTCGGAATGGAAGGCGTTCCGCAACAACCGCAACAACGAGGCGTTGCTCGACCGGATCTTCGTCGTCAAGGTGCCGTACTGCCTGCGCTATAGCGAAGAGGTCAAGATCTACGAGAAACTGTTGCGCAATTCGTCGCTCGCCAGCGCAGTGTGCGCGCCCGGCACGCTGAAGATGATGGCGCAGATGTCCGTGCTCACGCGTTTGCAGGAGCCGGAGAATTCGAGCCTGTTCTCGAAGATGCAGGTCTATGACGGCGAGAATCTGAAAGACACCGATCCGAAGGCGAAGTCGTACCAGGAGTACCGCGACTTCGCGGGCGTCGACGAAGGCATGACCGGTGTGTCGACGCGTTTCGCGTTCAAGATTCTGTCGCGCGTGTTCAACTTCGATTCGACCGAGGTCGCGGCCAATCCGGTGCATCTGATGTACGTGCTCGAACAGCAGATCGAGCGCGAGCAGTTCCCGCCGGAAACCGAGCAGAAGTACCTGTCCTTTATCAAGGACGTGCTCGCGTCGCGCTACGCGGAATTCATCGGCAAGGAAATTCAGACCGCGTATCTGGAGTCATATTCGGAATATGGTCAGAACATCTTCGACCGCTATGTCACGTATGCGGACTTCTGGATTCAGGATCAGGAGTTCCGCGATCACGACACCGGCGAGAGCTTCGACCGTGCCGCGCTGAACGCCGAGCTGGAGAAGATCGAAAAGCCCGCGGGCATCAGCAACCCGAAGGACTTCCGCAACGAGATCGTGAACTTCGTGCTGCGCGCGCGTGCTGCCAATGCGGGCAAAAACCCCGCATGGATCAGCTACGAGAAGCTGCGCGTCGTGATCGAAAAGAAGATGTTCTCGAATACGGAGGAACTGCTGCCCGTCATCTCGTTCAATGCAAAGGGTTCGGCGGAAGAGCAGCGCAAGCACGAAGACTTCGTCAATCGCATGGTGGCGAAGGGCTATACGCCGAAGCAGGTACGCTTGCTGTGTGACTGGTATCTGCGTGTGCGCAAGTCATCATGA
- a CDS encoding methyl-accepting chemotaxis protein: MLNKGITIKARIGLTMAFLAALLVAIGVFGLFGMGRSNDAYKDTFTNAMPSAVDIGNAEMYAARERLALDRAAFMVGTPEAAATIDRGRMLGGVSDTWWKKYLDLPRGADEDRLARVVAAKRTTLRERLDVFAATINAKDQSKVADDAKNLQVAFNDLVDADDVLRKYQFDSAKEGFDSAQSSYETFRMVSIAALVIGVIAATLSYLTLSRAIGRPLDEALGHFDAIAAGDLRRPVVVTSRDEMGQLLDGIARMQRSLTETVRSVRGGSESIATATRQIAAGNIDLSSRTEEQASALQQTASSMDQLTGTVKQNADNARQASSLAANASEIANKGSAVVGQVVGTMGDINQSSAKIADIISIIEGIAFQTNILALNAAVEAARAGEEGRGFAVVAGEVRSLAQRSSAAAKEIKELIDTSVERVQSGSALVDEAGRTMTEIISAVQRVTDIMGEIAAASEEQSSGIDQVARAVTQMDEVTQQNAALVEEAAAAASSLEEQAARLRSAVAVFQVDDNGAAAPAAVAPRRAAAAVATRARKPVRAAASAVPVANAVKASAATGAAGGTSAAPVRAPAQAATTASAAGGDQDWETF, translated from the coding sequence ATGTTGAATAAAGGCATCACGATCAAGGCGCGCATCGGTCTCACGATGGCGTTCCTCGCTGCGTTGCTGGTGGCAATCGGCGTCTTTGGTCTGTTCGGCATGGGCCGTTCGAACGACGCTTATAAGGACACGTTTACTAACGCGATGCCGAGTGCCGTCGATATCGGCAACGCGGAAATGTATGCGGCGCGCGAGCGTCTCGCGCTCGATCGCGCCGCGTTCATGGTCGGCACGCCGGAGGCGGCCGCGACGATCGATCGTGGGCGCATGCTGGGCGGTGTTTCCGACACGTGGTGGAAAAAATATCTGGACCTGCCGCGCGGCGCCGACGAAGACCGGCTCGCGCGGGTCGTGGCCGCGAAACGCACGACGCTGCGCGAGCGGCTGGACGTGTTCGCGGCCACGATAAACGCGAAGGATCAGAGCAAGGTGGCCGACGATGCGAAGAATCTGCAGGTGGCGTTCAACGACCTGGTCGACGCCGATGACGTGCTGCGCAAATACCAGTTCGATTCCGCCAAAGAGGGCTTCGACTCCGCGCAGAGCAGCTATGAGACGTTCCGCATGGTCAGCATCGCCGCGCTGGTGATCGGTGTGATCGCGGCCACGCTGTCCTATCTGACGTTGAGCCGCGCGATCGGCCGTCCGCTGGACGAAGCGCTGGGCCACTTCGACGCGATCGCGGCGGGCGATCTGCGCCGTCCGGTGGTGGTGACGTCACGCGACGAAATGGGGCAACTGCTCGACGGTATCGCACGGATGCAGCGCAGTCTCACCGAAACGGTGCGCAGCGTGCGCGGCGGCAGCGAGTCGATCGCGACCGCGACGCGGCAGATCGCCGCGGGCAACATCGATCTGTCCTCGCGGACCGAAGAGCAGGCGTCGGCGTTGCAGCAGACCGCGTCGAGCATGGACCAGCTGACCGGCACGGTCAAACAGAACGCGGACAACGCGCGCCAGGCGAGTTCGCTGGCGGCCAACGCATCGGAGATCGCCAACAAGGGCAGCGCGGTGGTGGGTCAGGTGGTCGGCACGATGGGCGATATCAACCAGAGTTCGGCGAAGATCGCGGACATCATCTCGATCATCGAAGGCATTGCGTTCCAGACCAACATCCTGGCGCTGAACGCAGCCGTGGAAGCGGCGCGCGCGGGTGAGGAAGGGCGCGGCTTCGCGGTGGTGGCGGGCGAGGTGCGCAGCCTTGCGCAGCGGTCGTCGGCGGCGGCGAAGGAAATCAAGGAGCTGATCGATACGTCGGTCGAGCGGGTGCAGTCGGGCTCGGCGCTGGTGGACGAAGCGGGCCGCACGATGACGGAGATCATCAGCGCGGTGCAGCGTGTGACCGACATCATGGGCGAGATTGCGGCGGCGTCGGAGGAACAGAGCAGCGGCATCGACCAGGTCGCACGCGCGGTTACGCAGATGGACGAGGTTACGCAGCAGAACGCGGCGCTGGTGGAAGAGGCGGCGGCTGCGGCGTCGTCGCTGGAGGAGCAGGCGGCTCGTCTGCGCAGCGCGGTCGCGGTGTTCCAGGTCGACGACAACGGCGCTGCGGCGCCGGCTGCTGTAGCGCCGCGGCGCGCTGCCGCTGCGGTCGCCACGCGTGCGCGCAAGCCAGTGCGGGCGGCCGCGTCGGCGGTGCCGGTGGCGAACGCGGTCAAGGCGTCGGCGGCCACGGGCGCGGCCGGTGGGACCAGCGCCGCTCCGGTGCGTGCGCCTGCGCAGGCCGCGACGACTGCATCGGCGGCCGGCGGCGATCAGGATTGGGAAACGTTCTAA
- a CDS encoding SpoVR family protein — MNVADRRPLPCPSDWTFELIEEYDSHIARVAEQYELDVYPIQLELISAEQMMDAYASVGMPVNYRHWSFGKHFLSTEKSYRRGQMGLAYEIVINSNPCIAYLMEENTMAMQALVIAHAAYGHNSFFKGNYLFKLWTDAHAIIDYLVYAKNYIAECEERFGLDRVEELLDSCHALMNYGVDRYKRPQKLSLQKEFAARREREAYLQSQVNELWRTLPARHTPLPEEVEERYPPEPQENLLYFAEKNAPLLEPWEREVIRIVRKIGQYFYPQRQTQVMNEGWATFWHYTLLNTMYNQGKLEDGFMMEFLHSHSNVVYQPPVTKPYYSGINPYALGFSMMSDIRRICEAPTDEDRKWFPELAGSPWLPAMHYAMRNFKDESFVAQYLSPHLIREMRLFSVLDDDMRDALEVSAIHDDSGYQYVRQALSRQYDMHHREPNIQVWSVNTRGDRSLTLRHFMSDNRHLSSDSDEVLKHMARLWQFDVYLESVDENGTVRKRYECRYVPPAVRM, encoded by the coding sequence ATGAACGTAGCCGATAGAAGGCCTCTGCCGTGCCCGTCCGACTGGACCTTCGAATTGATCGAAGAGTACGACTCGCACATTGCCCGTGTTGCGGAGCAATATGAACTCGACGTCTATCCGATCCAGCTCGAACTGATCAGCGCCGAACAGATGATGGATGCGTATGCGTCCGTCGGGATGCCCGTGAACTACCGTCACTGGTCGTTCGGCAAACACTTCCTTTCCACTGAAAAAAGCTATCGTCGCGGCCAGATGGGCCTCGCGTACGAAATCGTCATCAATTCGAACCCTTGCATCGCGTATCTGATGGAAGAGAACACGATGGCGATGCAGGCGCTCGTCATCGCGCATGCGGCCTACGGCCACAACTCGTTTTTCAAGGGCAACTACCTGTTCAAGCTGTGGACGGACGCGCACGCGATCATCGATTACCTCGTCTATGCGAAGAACTACATCGCGGAGTGCGAGGAGCGCTTTGGGCTCGATCGTGTCGAGGAACTGCTCGATTCGTGCCATGCGTTGATGAACTACGGCGTGGACCGTTACAAGCGGCCGCAAAAGCTGTCGCTTCAAAAAGAGTTTGCCGCGCGGCGCGAACGCGAGGCGTATCTGCAATCGCAGGTCAACGAACTGTGGCGCACGCTGCCCGCGCGCCATACGCCGTTACCGGAAGAAGTCGAAGAGCGTTATCCGCCGGAGCCGCAGGAAAACCTGCTGTATTTCGCGGAGAAAAACGCGCCGCTGCTCGAGCCGTGGGAGCGCGAGGTGATCCGCATCGTGCGCAAGATCGGCCAGTACTTCTATCCGCAGCGCCAGACCCAGGTGATGAACGAAGGCTGGGCGACGTTCTGGCACTACACGCTGCTCAACACGATGTACAACCAGGGCAAGCTCGAAGACGGCTTCATGATGGAGTTTCTCCATTCGCACAGCAACGTCGTCTATCAGCCGCCGGTCACGAAGCCGTATTACAGCGGCATCAACCCGTACGCGCTCGGGTTTTCGATGATGAGCGACATTCGCCGCATCTGCGAGGCGCCCACAGACGAAGACCGCAAGTGGTTTCCGGAGCTGGCCGGCAGTCCGTGGCTGCCCGCGATGCACTACGCGATGCGCAACTTCAAGGACGAGAGCTTCGTCGCGCAGTATCTGTCGCCGCATCTGATTCGCGAGATGCGCCTGTTCTCGGTACTCGACGACGACATGCGCGACGCGCTCGAAGTGTCGGCGATTCACGACGACAGCGGCTACCAGTACGTGCGCCAGGCGCTGTCGCGGCAGTACGACATGCATCATCGCGAGCCGAACATCCAGGTGTGGTCGGTCAATACGCGCGGTGACCGCAGCCTCACGCTGCGGCACTTCATGAGCGACAACCGGCATCTGTCGTCGGATAGCGACGAAGTGCTCAAGCACATGGCGCGGCTGTGGCAGTTCGACGTGTATCTGGAAAGCGTCGATGAAAACGGCACCGTCAGAAAGCGCTACGAGTGCCGCTATGTGCCGCCTGCCGTGAGGATGTGA
- a CDS encoding YeaH/YhbH family protein, whose translation MLHQIIDRRLAGKNKSIANRERFLRRVKNYIRRAVSEAVRDRSIKDIQNTQSITIPRKDIAEPSFRHGPGGKREMVHPGNSDYIRGDKIQRPQGGGGGGGGSQASNEGEGQDDFVFELSREEFMQYFFDDLELPRLVKTHLMAVPTWKSIRAGWAAEGTPNNIDVVRSLRSALGRRIALGAPLVNQLHEMERQLDEMKADPADRREEIRVLEEEIHHLRGRIWRIPFIDPFDLRYVNRVKQPTPSSQAVMFCVMDVSGSMDEQRKDLAKRFFILLYLFLKRNYERIEVVFIRHHTRAEEVDEDTFFHSTESGGTVVSSALELMRKVMDERYSPTEWNIYGAQASDGDNWTDDSPKCRKILADDILEKVRYFAYIQVTPEEQNLWLEYAQLALSQPHMAMKKVETAADIYPVFRELFEKQAATS comes from the coding sequence GTGCTTCATCAAATCATCGACCGCAGGTTGGCTGGCAAGAACAAGAGCATTGCGAATCGCGAGCGTTTTTTGCGTCGCGTCAAGAACTACATTCGTCGCGCCGTTTCGGAAGCGGTGCGCGACCGCAGCATCAAGGATATTCAAAACACCCAGAGCATCACCATTCCGCGTAAGGACATCGCGGAGCCGTCGTTCCGGCACGGGCCGGGCGGCAAGCGCGAAATGGTGCATCCCGGCAATTCCGACTACATCCGCGGCGACAAGATCCAGCGCCCGCAAGGCGGCGGCGGTGGTGGCGGTGGCAGTCAGGCCAGCAACGAGGGCGAGGGTCAGGACGACTTCGTGTTCGAGCTGAGCCGCGAAGAGTTCATGCAGTACTTCTTCGACGATCTGGAGTTGCCGCGTCTCGTCAAAACCCATCTGATGGCCGTGCCTACGTGGAAAAGCATCCGCGCGGGCTGGGCTGCCGAGGGCACGCCGAACAATATCGACGTGGTCCGCTCGCTGCGCAGCGCGCTCGGCCGGCGCATCGCGCTCGGCGCGCCGCTCGTCAACCAGCTGCATGAGATGGAGCGGCAGCTCGACGAGATGAAGGCCGACCCCGCCGATCGCCGCGAAGAAATCCGCGTGCTCGAAGAGGAAATCCATCATCTGCGCGGGCGTATCTGGCGGATTCCGTTTATCGATCCGTTCGATCTGCGCTACGTGAATCGCGTGAAGCAGCCCACGCCGTCGAGTCAGGCGGTGATGTTCTGCGTGATGGACGTATCGGGCTCGATGGACGAACAGCGCAAGGATCTCGCGAAGCGCTTCTTTATCCTGCTGTACCTGTTCCTGAAGCGCAATTACGAGCGCATCGAGGTCGTGTTCATTCGCCATCACACGCGCGCCGAGGAAGTCGACGAAGACACGTTCTTCCATTCGACCGAAAGCGGCGGCACCGTGGTGTCGAGTGCGCTCGAACTGATGCGCAAGGTGATGGACGAGCGTTATTCGCCGACTGAATGGAACATTTATGGGGCGCAGGCTTCGGACGGCGACAACTGGACCGACGATTCGCCGAAGTGCCGCAAGATACTCGCGGATGACATCCTGGAGAAGGTGCGGTATTTTGCGTATATTCAGGTGACGCCCGAAGAGCAGAACCTGTGGCTCGAATATGCGCAACTGGCGTTGAGCCAGCCGCATATGGCGATGAAAAAGGTCGAAACCGCAGCCGATATTTATCCGGTGTTTCGTGAGCTGTTCGAAAAGCAGGCGGCAACATCGTAA
- a CDS encoding 2-keto-4-pentenoate hydratase, producing the protein MTPHDLVQRLVDARRQHRPIDAPAPDSLPPDAATAYAIQQAVIAGLGESTGAWKIGAKAPGGAASGAPIPASLVVPSPARLAQAGFFRVLIELEIAFRFDETIEPRGQAYARDEVLSKVGVVLPAIEIVDSRFSEWPNVAPLAQLADAQNNGALVVGHPAAYAGLARGFDFVSPELELSFNGRSVLPEATGNPAGDPRELLVWFVNHCAAMGITIERDWTLTTGSYVGAHKVTEPGIVRGHIDGLGEVEIELT; encoded by the coding sequence ATGACGCCACACGACCTTGTGCAACGCCTCGTCGACGCACGCCGGCAGCATCGCCCGATCGATGCCCCCGCACCCGACAGCCTGCCGCCCGATGCGGCGACCGCCTATGCGATCCAGCAGGCGGTCATCGCGGGGCTCGGCGAGTCGACCGGGGCGTGGAAAATCGGCGCGAAGGCGCCGGGCGGCGCCGCGTCGGGCGCGCCGATCCCCGCGTCGCTGGTCGTGCCGTCGCCGGCACGGCTCGCGCAGGCCGGCTTCTTTCGGGTGCTGATCGAACTGGAAATCGCGTTTCGCTTCGACGAGACGATCGAGCCGCGCGGCCAGGCGTATGCGCGCGACGAAGTGCTATCGAAGGTCGGTGTCGTGCTGCCGGCCATCGAGATCGTCGATAGCCGTTTCAGCGAGTGGCCGAACGTCGCGCCGCTCGCGCAACTGGCCGATGCGCAGAACAACGGCGCGCTGGTGGTCGGGCATCCCGCCGCTTACGCGGGACTCGCGCGCGGCTTCGATTTCGTGTCGCCGGAGCTGGAGCTGAGCTTCAATGGCCGCTCGGTGCTGCCGGAGGCGACCGGCAACCCGGCCGGCGATCCGCGCGAATTGCTGGTGTGGTTCGTCAACCATTGCGCGGCGATGGGTATCACGATCGAGCGCGACTGGACGCTGACCACCGGCTCGTATGTCGGCGCGCACAAGGTGACCGAACCCGGCATCGTGCGCGGGCATATCGACGGACTTGGTGAAGTGGAGATCGAACTGACCTGA
- a CDS encoding methyl-accepting chemotaxis protein: MLKKGITIKARIGFTMAFLAALLIAIGVFGVIGMSRTNTAYQGTFTNDMPSAVAIGNAEIFAARERMTLDRAVLLAGTPEAATAIERGHASRGTSDMWWKKYLDLPRGAEEDRLAQDTSAKRDALHRELDTFAADIAANKPASFIDDAKRLQAAYNDLGTADDALSQLQFNSAKHGYDAAQASFEVFRLISTGAVILGALAAVFSYLTLSRAIGRPLDEALGHFDAIAAGDLRRPVVVTSRDEMGQLLDGIARMQRSLTETVRSVRGGSESIATATRQIAAGNIDLSSRTEEQASALQQTASSMDQLTGTVKQNADNARQASSLAANASEIANKGSAVVGQVVGTMGDINQSSAKIADIISIIEGIAFQTNILALNAAVEAARAGEEGRGFAVVAGEVRSLAQRSSAAAKEIKELIDTSVERVQSGSALVDEAGRTMTEIISAVQRVTDIMGEIAAASEEQSSGIDQVARAVTQMDEVTQQNAALVEEAAAAASSLEEQAARLRSAVSVFQVNDGGANADREPALATPKRIASTGATAARPRKQTSTSTRAASPAKAASAASVSAETPASASAAPAPAAPARAPARAATTASTAGGDQDWETF, translated from the coding sequence ATGTTGAAAAAGGGCATTACGATCAAGGCGCGCATCGGCTTCACGATGGCTTTTCTCGCCGCGCTGCTGATCGCCATCGGTGTTTTCGGTGTGATCGGCATGAGCCGTACGAACACCGCGTATCAGGGTACGTTCACTAACGACATGCCAAGCGCAGTCGCTATCGGCAATGCGGAAATCTTCGCCGCGCGTGAACGCATGACGCTCGACCGGGCCGTGTTGCTGGCCGGTACGCCGGAGGCGGCCACGGCGATCGAGCGCGGGCATGCGTCGCGCGGCACCTCCGACATGTGGTGGAAAAAGTATCTGGACCTGCCGCGCGGTGCCGAAGAAGACCGTCTCGCGCAGGATACGTCGGCCAAACGCGATGCGCTGCATCGGGAACTGGACACGTTTGCCGCGGATATCGCGGCAAACAAACCGGCCAGCTTCATCGATGACGCCAAGCGCCTGCAGGCGGCATACAACGATCTCGGCACCGCCGACGACGCGCTGAGCCAGCTCCAGTTCAATTCGGCCAAGCACGGTTACGACGCCGCGCAAGCCAGTTTCGAGGTGTTTCGCCTGATCAGCACGGGGGCCGTGATACTCGGCGCGCTCGCCGCGGTGTTTTCCTATCTGACGTTGAGCCGCGCGATCGGCCGCCCGCTCGACGAAGCGCTGGGCCACTTCGACGCAATCGCGGCGGGCGATCTGCGCCGTCCGGTGGTGGTGACGTCACGCGACGAAATGGGGCAACTGCTCGACGGTATCGCACGGATGCAGCGCAGTCTCACCGAAACGGTGCGCAGCGTGCGCGGCGGCAGCGAGTCGATCGCGACCGCGACGCGGCAGATCGCCGCGGGCAACATCGATCTGTCCTCGCGTACCGAAGAGCAGGCGTCGGCGTTGCAGCAGACCGCGTCGAGCATGGACCAGCTGACCGGCACGGTTAAACAGAACGCGGACAACGCGCGCCAGGCGAGTTCGCTGGCGGCCAACGCATCGGAGATCGCCAACAAGGGCAGCGCGGTGGTGGGTCAGGTGGTCGGCACGATGGGCGATATCAACCAGAGTTCGGCGAAGATCGCGGACATCATCTCGATCATCGAAGGCATTGCGTTCCAGACCAATATCCTGGCGCTGAACGCAGCCGTGGAAGCGGCGCGCGCGGGTGAGGAAGGGCGTGGCTTCGCGGTGGTCGCAGGCGAGGTGCGCAGCCTTGCGCAGCGTTCGTCGGCGGCGGCGAAGGAAATCAAGGAACTGATCGATACGTCGGTGGAGCGGGTGCAGTCGGGCTCGGCGCTGGTGGACGAAGCGGGTCGCACGATGACGGAGATCATCAGCGCGGTGCAGCGCGTGACCGACATCATGGGCGAGATTGCGGCGGCATCGGAAGAACAGAGCAGCGGCATCGACCAGGTCGCGCGCGCGGTCACGCAGATGGACGAGGTCACGCAGCAGAACGCGGCGCTGGTGGAAGAGGCGGCGGCCGCGGCGTCGTCGCTGGAAGAGCAGGCAGCCCGGCTGCGCAGCGCGGTCTCGGTGTTCCAGGTCAATGACGGCGGCGCGAACGCGGATCGCGAGCCGGCTCTGGCGACGCCGAAGCGCATTGCGTCGACTGGCGCGACAGCGGCACGGCCGCGCAAGCAGACGTCCACGAGCACGCGTGCGGCTTCGCCGGCCAAGGCGGCTTCGGCCGCTTCGGTCAGCGCTGAGACGCCGGCCAGCGCAAGCGCCGCGCCGGCGCCCGCCGCACCCGCGCGAGCGCCTGCCCGCGCCGCGACGACGGCATCGACCGCAGGCGGCGATCAGGATTGGGAAACCTTCTAA